A window from Plasmodium chabaudi chabaudi strain AS genome assembly, chromosome: 11 encodes these proteins:
- a CDS encoding RuvB-like helicase 3, putative yields the protein MKLEEVKDIQKIERIGAHSHIRGLGLNDCLDARYCSEGMIGQMSARKAAGIVLRMIKEGRISGRAILLAGQPGTGKTAIAMGIAKALGEDTPFTHISGSEVYSLEMSKTEALTQAFRRSIGVRVKEESEVIEGEVVEIEIERFQEKDATTNNKKVGKMILKTTEMETLYDLGNKMIEALQKENITAGDVICIDKSTGKITKIGKSFARSKDYDAMDPNTHFVQCPEGELQKRKEVVHTVTLHDIDAINSRTQGFLALFSGDTGEIKNEIREHIDMKINEWQEDEKAEIVPGVLFIDEVHMLDIECFSYLNRALESEQSPIVIMATNRGITHIRGTDYKAPHGIPLDLLDRTLIIPTYPYKHEDIMKILEQRAEEEDVEIDEFAKELLCKIASESSLRYSLHLITLANLVAKKRKATEVTVQDVRRVYNLFIDVKRSTQYLIEYQNEFMFSELPKDDESIKDGESVDEKRENQEKK from the coding sequence ATGAAACTTGAAGAGGTGAAGGAcattcaaaaaatagaaagGATTGGGGCACACTCCCACATTAGAGGGTTGGGTTTGAATGACTGCTTAGATGCTCGCTATTGTTCTGAGGGTATGATAGGACAAATGAGCGCGCGTAAAGCTGCAGGTATTGTTTTACGAATGATTAAAGAGGGAAGAATTAGTGGAAGAGCAATTTTATTAGCAGGGCAACCAGGCACAGGTAAAACCGCTATTGCTATGGGTATTGCAAAAGCATTGGGAGAAGATACACCCTTTACTCATATTTCTGGATCAGAGGTTTATTCTTTAGAAATGAGCAAAACAGAAGCTTTAACTCAAGCTTTTAGAAGATCTATTGGTGTTCGAGTAAAAGAAGAATCAGAAGTAATTGAAGGAGAAGTAGTAGAAATTGAAATAGAGCGTTTTCAGGAAAAAGATGCTACtactaataataaaaaagttggTAAAATGATACTTAAAACTACAGAAATGGAAACATTATATGATTtaggaaataaaatgataGAAGCAttacaaaaagaaaatattactGCAGGGGATGTTATTTGTATTGACAAAAGTACAGggaaaattacaaaaattgGTAAATCTTTTGCTAGATCGAAAGATTATGATGCTATGGATCCCAATACCCATTTTGTTCAATGCCCTGAAGGGGAATtgcaaaaaagaaaagaagtCGTCCATACAGTTACATTGCACGATATTGATGCTATAAATAGTAGAACCCAAGGATTTTTAGCATTGTTTTCAGGAGATACTggagaaataaaaaatgaaataagaGAACACATTgatatgaaaattaatGAATGGCAAGAAGATGAAAAAGCAGAAATAGTACCTGgagttttatttattgatGAAGTACACATGCTAGATATCGAATgcttttcatatttaaatagaGCTTTAGAAAGTGAGCAATCTCCTATTGTTATTATGGCAACAAATAGAGGTATTACTCATATAAGAGGAACTGACTATAAGGCTCCTCATGGTATCCCATTAGATTTATTAGACAGGACGCTTATTATACCTACATATCCATATAAGCATGAagatattatgaaaatactGGAACAACGTGCAGAAGAAGAAGATGTAGAAATCGATGAATTTGCTAAAGAActtttatgtaaaatagCATCTGAATCATCTTTAAGATATTCATTACATCTAATCACATTAGCAAATTTAGTTGCAAAAAAACGGAAAGCAACAGAAGTTACTGTGCAAGATGTTAGAAGAGTttacaatttatttattgatGTCAAAAGAAGCACACAATATCTTATTGAATATCAAAATGAGTTCATGTTTTCAGAATTACCAAAAGATGATGAAAGCATTAAAGATGGAGAATCCGTCGatgaaaaaagagaaaatcAAGAAAAGAAGTGA
- a CDS encoding transmembrane and coiled-coil domain-containing protein 1, putative, which translates to MDDAIINKTDIFIVIGIAVACGIFSEFLSWIFVYRNEKFIALNEELKLLYEQVQKEKDDGLLSKISVNNNKKKVKKKASAEEAYAEKTKEMAALKTKSNLITGLIFLSIMPLLFSLFEGLTIAILPFRPIFPFTLITQTGLQGKNVYHCSSTFIYTLILMLTRQNIQKFLGYAPPAGMFGDLKMPEEDADVWK; encoded by the coding sequence atggatgatgctattataaacaaaacaGACATTTTCATAGTAATAGGAATAGCAGTCGCATGTGGCATTTTTTCCGAATTTTTAAGCTGGATATTTGTATACAGAAATGAGAAGTTTATAGCTTTAAACgaagaattaaaattattatatgagcAAGTTCAAAAAGAGAAAGACGATGGATTATTAAGTAAAATATCTgtaaataacaataaaaagaaagtaaaaaaaaaggcaTCAGCCGAAGAAGCATACGcggaaaaaacaaaagaaatGGCAgcattaaaaacaaaatcaaATCTAATAACAggtttaatttttttatctataatgcctttattatttagttTATTTGAAGGATTAACTATAGCAATTTTGCCATTTAGACCAATTTTCCCTTTCACTTTAATAACACAAACCGGGTTGCAaggaaaaaatgtataccATTGTTCATcaacatttatttatacccTAATACTTATGCTAACTAGACAAAATATTCAGAAATTTTTGGGGTATGCACCACCAGCTGGAATGTTTGGTGACCTTAAGATGCCAGAAGAAGATGCTGATgtatggaaataa